CTATTCCCCTGTACACCAGTCTAACAACCCGCAGAAAAAAAtggcctcttcttcatccaagaTCCGAGCCTTTGAGCTCCAGTCCAAGTGCGTTTCGACATACACAACATCAACACAACAAGGAGCGATACTGATGGAGGAATTATTGTTTTAGGAGCAAGCAGGACCTTTTGGAGCAGCTTACCGAGCTCAAGACTGAGCTTGCCTCTTTGAGGGTGCAGAAGATCGCCGGTGGCTCTGCTAGCAAGTTGACCAAGATGTGGGTATTAGGTTTCAGTTTGAGGGATTGGGTTTGGAGGAAGGACTGGGAGGGCAAAATGGGAATTGAGAAGAATCACGCCGGGTGATACGCTGGGATGTGTCTGTCTTGATGCCGCCCTCCCCAGTGAACAGTGTTGGGGGAAATTGCTGGTGGAAATTTCTGGACTGTTTCTGACGATTTTATGTAGCAACACTGTCCGCAAGTCTATTGCCCGAATCCTCACTGTCATCAaccagaagcagaggcaAAACCTCAGGGAGTTCTACAAGAAGTCCAAGTGTACGCCCGTCGtcctttctttttaccTTCACCCATCTAACTTTGTTCTCCAGACCTCCCCCTTGACCTCCGATACAAGAAGACCCGTGCTATCCGACGACGATTGACCACCAAGGAGTCTTCTGCTATCACCGAGAAGCAGCACAAGAAGAACATCCACTTCCCCAAGAGGAGTATGTCTGGTCGTCGATTGGGTCAAAGGGCAAAGATGCTGACAATATCTCGCAGAGATCGCCCTCAAGGCTTAAAGGAGTTTCTCTACGAGCTAGCTGGATCGGGGATGCATGAGTGTACCATGATactgttttttttttgcatTGGAGCGTTGAGCCTAAGCGGGGCTGGGACGGGACCGGGATCTGTCTTGAGAACTGACTTGCAGCCCGACTACCTGGCATTTCG
This DNA window, taken from Cryptococcus deuterogattii R265 chromosome 3, complete sequence, encodes the following:
- a CDS encoding ribosomal protein L29, translating into MASSSSKIRAFELQSKSKQDLLEQLTELKTELASLRVQKIAGGSASKLTKINTVRKSIARILTVINQKQRQNLREFYKKSKYLPLDLRYKKTRAIRRRLTTKESSAITEKQHKKNIHFPKRKIALKA